In one Mustela lutreola isolate mMusLut2 chromosome 8, mMusLut2.pri, whole genome shotgun sequence genomic region, the following are encoded:
- the MRPL42 gene encoding large ribosomal subunit protein mL42 — protein sequence MALSAIKWVISNRTLWKHLFPIQNGALYCVCHKSTYSPLPDDYNCKVELALTSDGRTIVCYHPSVDIPYEHTQPIPRPDPLHNNEETHDQVLKTRLEGKNEHLEQGPMIEQLSKMFFTTKHRWYPRGQYHRRRRKLDPPKDR from the exons ATGGCGTTATCAGCAATAAAATGGGTGATATCAAATAGAACTCTCTGGAAACATTTATTTCCAATTCAAA ACGGAGCTTTATATTGTGTTTGTCATAAATCTACATATTCTCCTCTACCAGATGACTATAATTG caAAGTAGAGCTTGCTTTGACATCTGATGGCAGGACAATAGTGTGCTACCACCCTTCTGTGGACATTCCATATGAACATACACAA CCTATCCCTCGGCCAGATCCTCTGCATAATAATGAAGAAACACATGACCAAGTGCTGAAAACcagattagaaggaaaaaatgagcacTTGGAGCAAGGACCCATGATAGAACAACTTAGCAAAATGTTCTTTACTACTAAGCACCGTTGGTATCCTCGTGGACA gtATCATAGACGTCGTAGGAAACTGGATCCTCCAAAAGACAGATGA